One window of the Chitinophaga niabensis genome contains the following:
- a CDS encoding efflux RND transporter permease subunit, with product MLRRFIERPVLATVVSIILVLLGLLSLVSLPVTQFPDIAPPSVQVTASYPGANAEVVARSVATPIEEAVNGVENMTYMSSNSNNDGSMTLTVYFKLGTDPDLAAVNVQNRVAKATALLPVEVVAAGITTQKQQNSMIMVVNLTGENKAYDETFLQNYAKINIIPEIQRVPGVGQAMVFGAKDYSMRIWLKPERLAAYGLSTQEVLGAIREQNVEAAPGRFGGESKEEAFEYVIKYKGKLNKGEQYEDIILKANADGSVLRLKDVARVEFGSFSYAADTKVDSKSGIGIAVFQTAGSNANEIQESILKLMKKAEAAFPTGVTQSVIYSTKEYLDESISQVKTTLIEAFILVFIVVFIFLQDFRSTLIPAIAVPVAIIGTFFFMQLFGFSINLLTLFALVLAIGIVVDDAIVVVEAVHTKMSAIHMSPKEATVSSMKEISGAIVSITIVMAAVFIPVGFMQGPAGVFYRQFAFTLAIAILISALNALTLSPALCALLLKNNHTGPGDHVVAKGFGKRFFTAFNTGFDSLTNKYVHSLRFLIRHKWITVLGLVIIGVVTVLMVRKTPSGFIPTEDQGFIVYAVNMPPGSSLERTRKVIEKLEKEMKSLEATHTYLSVAGFNFLTNSSSSSSAVGFVKMKPHKDRGSVKDLKDVMGLMQQKVAGIPEAGIFLFNMPTVPGFSNMDGFEVILQDRTGGSLDKLGGTAYGFIGELMKRPEIAFAFTTFNTGNPQYEIVVDERKSKQLGVPVSEILNTMQVYYGSSYTSDFNRFGKYYRVIVQADAADRAEPASLNGVFVKNNAGEMVPINGLVKLERVYGPETVSRNNLFNAVTINGQAKPGYSTGDAIKAVEEVAANYLPRGYSYEWVGMTKEEIAAGGQAGIIFLLCLVFVYFLLAAQYESYILPFSVILSVPLGIFGVFSFINMFGIDNNIYVQVGLIMLIGLLAKNAILIVEYAVQRRRAGMGLLAAALEASRLRLRPILMTSFAFIAGLIPLMRATGSSALGNRSISTGAAGGMLTGVVLGVFVIPVLFVIFQFIQEKITGKPQPLTVEQEA from the coding sequence ATGTTAAGAAGATTTATAGAAAGACCCGTATTAGCAACGGTTGTATCCATCATACTGGTGCTGCTGGGCTTGCTCTCGCTGGTATCATTACCAGTGACGCAGTTCCCGGACATTGCACCTCCCAGCGTTCAGGTGACGGCTTCGTACCCTGGTGCAAACGCTGAGGTGGTGGCGCGTTCTGTTGCTACTCCCATAGAAGAAGCCGTGAACGGTGTGGAGAACATGACCTACATGAGCTCCAACTCCAACAACGACGGCTCCATGACACTCACCGTTTATTTCAAACTGGGTACAGACCCCGATCTGGCAGCTGTGAACGTACAGAACCGCGTGGCAAAAGCTACCGCACTGCTGCCTGTTGAAGTTGTAGCTGCCGGTATCACCACGCAGAAACAACAGAACAGTATGATCATGGTGGTGAACCTCACCGGTGAGAACAAAGCATATGATGAAACATTCCTGCAGAACTATGCCAAGATCAATATCATCCCCGAAATTCAACGGGTGCCCGGTGTTGGTCAGGCCATGGTGTTCGGTGCAAAGGACTACTCCATGCGTATCTGGCTCAAACCTGAACGCCTGGCAGCATACGGCCTGAGCACACAGGAAGTGTTAGGCGCTATCCGCGAACAGAACGTGGAAGCCGCACCCGGCAGATTCGGCGGTGAAAGCAAAGAAGAGGCATTTGAATATGTGATCAAATACAAAGGGAAACTCAATAAAGGGGAACAATATGAAGATATCATCCTCAAAGCAAATGCGGATGGTTCTGTATTACGCCTGAAAGATGTAGCCCGCGTTGAATTCGGCTCCTTCAGTTATGCTGCAGATACAAAAGTGGACAGTAAATCCGGTATTGGTATCGCTGTATTCCAAACAGCCGGTTCCAACGCCAACGAGATCCAGGAGTCTATCCTGAAACTGATGAAGAAAGCAGAAGCTGCTTTCCCCACCGGTGTTACACAATCCGTTATCTACAGCACCAAGGAATACCTGGACGAATCTATCAGCCAGGTGAAAACCACCCTGATAGAAGCATTCATCCTCGTGTTCATCGTGGTGTTCATCTTCCTGCAGGATTTCCGCTCCACGCTGATCCCGGCCATCGCAGTGCCGGTAGCTATTATAGGTACCTTCTTCTTCATGCAGTTATTTGGCTTTAGTATCAACCTGCTGACCCTGTTCGCACTGGTACTGGCCATTGGTATTGTGGTGGATGATGCCATTGTGGTGGTGGAGGCCGTCCATACCAAGATGTCCGCCATACATATGTCGCCCAAGGAGGCAACCGTTAGTTCCATGAAGGAGATCTCCGGTGCCATCGTTTCCATTACCATTGTGATGGCCGCGGTGTTCATCCCGGTAGGTTTCATGCAGGGGCCCGCAGGGGTGTTCTACAGGCAGTTCGCGTTTACGCTGGCTATCGCCATCCTGATCTCTGCATTGAACGCCTTAACCCTGAGCCCCGCTTTGTGCGCATTGTTACTGAAGAATAACCACACCGGCCCCGGCGACCACGTGGTAGCCAAAGGTTTTGGTAAACGTTTCTTTACTGCTTTCAATACAGGCTTCGACAGCCTTACCAATAAATATGTACACAGCCTCCGCTTCCTCATACGCCACAAATGGATCACTGTTTTAGGACTGGTGATCATAGGGGTGGTGACCGTACTGATGGTGCGCAAAACACCTTCCGGTTTCATTCCCACAGAAGACCAGGGCTTTATCGTATATGCGGTGAACATGCCTCCGGGTTCTTCATTAGAACGCACAAGGAAAGTGATTGAGAAACTGGAGAAAGAAATGAAGTCACTCGAAGCTACGCACACTTACCTGAGCGTGGCAGGTTTCAACTTCCTCACCAACTCCAGCAGTTCTTCTTCTGCAGTAGGTTTCGTGAAAATGAAACCGCATAAGGACAGAGGTTCCGTAAAAGATCTGAAGGATGTAATGGGCCTGATGCAGCAAAAAGTAGCCGGCATCCCCGAAGCAGGGATCTTCCTCTTCAACATGCCAACCGTACCTGGTTTCAGTAACATGGATGGTTTTGAAGTGATCCTGCAGGACCGTACCGGTGGCAGCCTGGATAAACTGGGTGGTACTGCTTATGGTTTCATCGGTGAGCTGATGAAACGTCCGGAGATTGCTTTTGCCTTCACTACGTTCAATACCGGTAACCCGCAGTATGAAATAGTAGTGGATGAACGTAAGAGTAAACAATTAGGCGTTCCCGTAAGTGAGATCCTGAACACCATGCAGGTGTATTACGGTAGCTCTTATACTTCAGATTTCAACCGTTTTGGTAAATACTACCGTGTGATCGTACAGGCAGATGCTGCAGACCGTGCAGAACCTGCTTCCCTGAATGGTGTGTTTGTGAAGAACAACGCAGGTGAAATGGTACCGATCAACGGTCTTGTTAAACTGGAAAGGGTATATGGCCCTGAAACAGTGAGCCGTAATAACCTCTTCAACGCCGTTACCATCAATGGTCAGGCAAAACCAGGTTACAGTACCGGTGATGCTATCAAAGCGGTGGAAGAAGTAGCAGCCAATTACCTGCCCCGCGGATATTCTTACGAGTGGGTGGGTATGACCAAAGAAGAGATCGCCGCAGGCGGACAGGCAGGTATTATCTTCCTGTTGTGTCTTGTGTTCGTATACTTCCTGCTGGCTGCACAATATGAAAGTTACATCCTGCCATTCTCAGTGATCCTGAGCGTACCGTTGGGTATCTTCGGTGTGTTCTCTTTCATCAACATGTTTGGCATCGACAATAATATCTACGTACAGGTAGGTTTGATCATGCTCATCGGTCTGCTGGCCAAAAATGCGATCCTGATCGTAGAGTACGCCGTGCAGCGGAGAAGAGCGGGAATGGGATTGCTGGCTGCAGCACTGGAAGCATCCAGGCTGCGTTTACGCCCCATCCTCATGACCTCCTTCGCCTTTATTGCAGGTCTGATACCACTGATGCGGGCTACAGGCTCCTCAGCCCTTGGTAACAGGTCTATCAGTACAGGTGCGGCCGGAGGAATGCTCACGGGTGTTGTGCTGGGTGTATTCGTGATCCCGGTGTTGTTCGTGATCTTCCAGTTCATCCAGGAGAAGATCACCGGCAAACCGCAACCACTGACCGTAGAACAGGAAGCTTAG
- a CDS encoding efflux transporter outer membrane subunit, with product MTRLNQYLIAILGAASLAACKVGKDFQRPEVALPAQFNSAPATDSSVANAAWRQFFPDPALQQLIADGLANNFDLQIALKRIESASAYVKQAKAAFLPSVTANATANTTIPSKNSLNGLSLQNFLKTNHIEDFNLGVGISWEIDVWGKIRRQKEAALATYLQTFEAAKAVQTGLIANIANSYFNLLMLDAQLSIARSNVALSDTIVQMIRMQKTAGEVTELAVQQAVAQKQAAELLIPQLEQASTIQENAIRILTGQMPGPVARNGSLEAYPVWDNLETGVPAKVISNRPDVKATELGLKAANAQVGVAQGSMYPALSLTANGGLNAYEIGKWFAIPNSLFGTVAGNIAQPIFQQRRLKTQLEVAKVDRDQAVILFRQSVTNAVREVSNALVQLDKLHTQQDIAATRLQTTQQAVNNARLLFRSGLANYLEVISAQGNSLQAELTQVDIRRQRLTAMVDLYRSLGGGYQ from the coding sequence ATGACGCGTTTAAATCAATATCTCATAGCTATACTTGGTGCTGCCTCACTGGCCGCTTGTAAGGTCGGAAAAGACTTTCAGCGGCCGGAGGTTGCGCTCCCCGCGCAATTCAACAGTGCACCTGCTACAGATAGCAGTGTAGCTAATGCAGCATGGAGGCAGTTCTTCCCTGATCCTGCATTACAACAACTGATCGCAGACGGACTGGCCAATAACTTCGATCTGCAGATAGCATTGAAGAGGATAGAATCCGCTTCTGCTTATGTAAAACAGGCAAAGGCAGCTTTCCTGCCTTCTGTTACGGCAAATGCTACCGCTAACACCACTATTCCTTCCAAGAATAGTCTGAACGGGTTGAGCCTGCAAAACTTCCTGAAAACAAATCACATTGAAGATTTCAATCTCGGTGTAGGTATTTCATGGGAAATAGATGTATGGGGTAAGATCCGCCGCCAGAAAGAAGCTGCGCTGGCTACTTACCTGCAGACATTTGAAGCAGCCAAAGCAGTACAAACAGGCCTGATCGCCAATATCGCGAATAGTTACTTCAACCTGCTGATGCTGGATGCACAGCTTTCCATTGCCCGCAGCAATGTAGCGCTGAGCGATACCATCGTGCAAATGATCCGCATGCAGAAAACTGCCGGCGAGGTAACCGAACTGGCTGTACAACAGGCCGTAGCCCAGAAGCAGGCAGCAGAACTGCTGATCCCGCAACTGGAGCAAGCTTCTACGATCCAGGAGAATGCTATCCGCATCCTCACCGGTCAGATGCCAGGCCCTGTTGCCCGCAATGGTTCACTGGAAGCCTATCCTGTATGGGATAACCTGGAAACAGGTGTGCCTGCAAAAGTGATCAGCAACCGCCCGGATGTAAAAGCCACTGAATTAGGATTGAAAGCAGCCAACGCCCAGGTGGGTGTGGCACAGGGAAGCATGTATCCTGCTTTAAGCTTAACGGCTAACGGCGGTTTGAATGCTTACGAGATCGGAAAATGGTTCGCCATCCCTAACTCATTATTTGGTACCGTAGCAGGAAACATTGCACAGCCTATCTTCCAGCAACGCCGTTTAAAAACGCAACTGGAAGTAGCGAAAGTAGATCGTGACCAGGCCGTGATCCTTTTCCGCCAGTCAGTGACCAACGCTGTGCGCGAAGTATCCAATGCACTGGTACAGTTAGATAAACTACACACACAACAGGACATAGCCGCAACCCGCCTGCAAACTACACAACAGGCCGTGAACAACGCCCGTTTACTGTTCCGCAGCGGATTGGCCAATTACCTGGAAGTTATTTCTGCACAGGGCAATAGCCTGCAGGCAGAGTTAACACAGGTAGATATCCGCCGCCAGCGCCTCACGGCAATGGTAGACCTCTACCGTTCATTAGGGGGAGGATATCAATAA
- a CDS encoding chromate resistance protein ChrB domain-containing protein: protein MKWITREHPKIDRIACPWLIRRFIDKDAEIIYVPAEQVLSEAKARNAIPFDIPDVEYSHHKDLCTFDYFLSKHQLKDPALLKMAPIIRGADTDRHDLSAQAAGLWAISAGLAYNFKNDEELLEKGMLIYDALYSWASHLYTDKHTQSPAEHLLMEIFNKFIRQKAKQKIPDWAKELKEIIQDQLDTNLNVSLGDVSKELDINPAYLSREFSRYFDNLSFGDYIRKKRIDKAIELLQTHYSLTEIAYLTGFSDQSHFTRIFKKHTGKNPSEYRKELQKGKKDTNR from the coding sequence ATGAAATGGATCACCCGCGAACATCCGAAAATAGACCGCATTGCCTGCCCCTGGCTGATCAGGCGGTTTATTGATAAGGATGCGGAGATCATTTATGTACCGGCTGAACAGGTACTGTCTGAAGCCAAAGCACGCAATGCCATCCCTTTTGATATTCCGGATGTGGAATACAGTCATCATAAAGACCTTTGTACTTTTGATTACTTCCTGTCCAAACACCAACTCAAAGACCCTGCATTACTGAAGATGGCGCCGATCATCAGGGGCGCGGATACAGACCGGCATGATCTTTCTGCACAGGCAGCAGGGCTTTGGGCCATATCTGCAGGCCTTGCCTATAATTTCAAAAATGATGAAGAACTGCTGGAAAAAGGGATGCTCATCTATGATGCGCTCTACAGCTGGGCCAGCCATCTGTATACGGATAAACATACACAAAGCCCTGCAGAACATTTGCTGATGGAGATCTTCAATAAGTTCATCCGGCAGAAAGCAAAACAAAAGATACCGGATTGGGCAAAGGAATTGAAAGAGATCATCCAGGACCAGCTGGATACCAACCTGAATGTAAGTTTAGGAGATGTTTCAAAAGAACTGGACATAAACCCCGCTTATCTTTCCCGTGAATTCTCCAGGTATTTTGATAACCTTTCTTTCGGGGATTATATCCGTAAGAAAAGAATAGACAAAGCCATTGAGTTGTTGCAAACCCATTATTCCCTTACAGAAATAGCTTACCTCACCGGCTTTTCCGATCAAAGCCATTTCACCCGCATCTTTAAAAAACATACCGGTAAAAACCCCTCAGAATACCGGAAAGAACTGCAAAAAGGTAAAAAGGATACAAATCGTTAA
- a CDS encoding chromate transporter yields MMSAPTYSLKQLCLYFLKLGTWGFGGPVALVGYMNRDLVERKKWITEADYKEGLALAQLAPGPLAAQLGIYMGYIHYGITGATLTGLAFVLPSFFMVLALGVIYEAYNGIPWMQAVFYGIGASVIGIIAYSAFKLTKKSISKGLWGIYGVAAVFTVWQESESVLIFLAAGILWWLIKRPPVLRAVVPVPLWEIFLYFTKAGAFVFGSGLAIVPFLYGGVVKEYGWLTEQEFIDAVAVAMITPGPVVITVGFIGYLTAGFQGASVAAFATFFPCYLFTVLPAPYFKKYGKHPGIKAFVDGVTAAAIGTITGAVIVLGKRSLVDGYTVAIALLTAFVCWKYSRVPEPLLILLAALVGIFLKVFIL; encoded by the coding sequence ATGATGTCTGCACCAACCTATTCACTCAAGCAGCTGTGCCTGTATTTCCTGAAACTGGGAACCTGGGGATTTGGCGGCCCCGTAGCGCTGGTCGGTTATATGAACCGCGACCTGGTGGAGCGTAAAAAATGGATCACAGAAGCAGATTACAAAGAAGGGTTAGCCCTTGCGCAACTTGCACCAGGCCCATTAGCAGCCCAGCTGGGCATTTACATGGGATACATACATTACGGCATCACAGGCGCTACGCTCACGGGGCTTGCTTTTGTATTACCCTCTTTTTTTATGGTGCTGGCATTGGGCGTTATCTACGAAGCGTATAACGGCATCCCATGGATGCAGGCCGTGTTTTATGGTATAGGTGCCAGCGTGATAGGGATCATTGCTTACAGCGCCTTTAAACTCACAAAGAAAAGTATTTCAAAAGGCTTATGGGGTATCTATGGTGTAGCCGCTGTTTTTACAGTATGGCAGGAAAGTGAGTCCGTACTTATTTTCCTGGCTGCAGGTATACTCTGGTGGCTGATCAAAAGACCACCGGTACTTCGTGCAGTGGTTCCTGTTCCGTTATGGGAGATCTTCCTTTATTTCACCAAAGCCGGTGCATTTGTTTTTGGCAGCGGGCTGGCCATTGTTCCTTTTCTCTATGGAGGCGTGGTGAAAGAATACGGCTGGTTAACGGAACAGGAATTCATTGATGCAGTAGCAGTGGCCATGATCACGCCGGGGCCTGTAGTGATCACAGTGGGGTTTATCGGTTATCTCACTGCAGGTTTTCAGGGTGCTTCCGTGGCGGCATTCGCTACCTTTTTTCCCTGTTACCTGTTCACGGTACTACCTGCTCCTTATTTTAAGAAATATGGAAAACATCCCGGTATTAAAGCTTTCGTGGATGGTGTAACCGCTGCTGCCATTGGCACTATTACCGGCGCCGTGATCGTACTGGGTAAACGTTCCCTGGTGGATGGATACACGGTGGCTATTGCATTGTTAACCGCTTTTGTCTGCTGGAAATATAGCAGGGTGCCGGAACCCTTATTGATCCTTTTGGCAGCGCTGGTGGGAATCTTTTTAAAAGTCTTTATCTTATGA
- a CDS encoding YqaE/Pmp3 family membrane protein, whose translation MILIAILCPGLSFLLRGKLIAAILAIVLQVVACFTFLFFGAGFFLWLILAIWAVMSYNNAKADKRSRAILKAMRSRD comes from the coding sequence ATGATCCTTATTGCGATCCTCTGCCCGGGCCTCTCCTTCCTGCTCAGAGGAAAATTAATTGCTGCTATCCTGGCTATTGTTCTTCAGGTGGTAGCCTGTTTCACGTTCCTATTCTTTGGTGCGGGCTTTTTCCTCTGGCTGATCCTTGCCATATGGGCCGTAATGTCCTATAATAACGCGAAGGCAGATAAACGGAGCAGGGCAATACTCAAGGCCATGAGATCAAGGGATTAG
- a CDS encoding SDR family NAD(P)-dependent oxidoreductase yields MILTDKTAVIYGAGGSLGGAVARAFAREGARVFLAGRTQSSLDTVAKDILALGGKAETALVDALDEKAIADFTDAVVAKAGRIDISFNAIGLEDVQGIPIVEMSLKDFTQPIHVAMQTQFLTAKAAGKHMIKQKSGVILSISATPAGKAYAFVGGFGPACSALEGFSRNLADELGPYGIRVVGIRSAGSPDSAVFQKAMEEEVKGPEPYNAIQALIDDTMLKKLPLMAEIASTAVFLVSDQASGMTGTFANVTCGTTRD; encoded by the coding sequence ATGATACTTACAGACAAAACAGCCGTGATCTACGGTGCAGGAGGTTCCCTTGGCGGTGCTGTAGCCAGGGCCTTTGCCCGTGAAGGTGCCAGGGTATTCCTGGCCGGCCGCACTCAATCTTCGCTGGACACAGTAGCTAAAGACATCCTTGCTTTGGGCGGCAAGGCAGAAACGGCTCTTGTAGATGCGCTGGATGAAAAGGCCATTGCAGATTTTACAGATGCGGTGGTGGCCAAAGCAGGAAGGATAGATATTTCCTTTAATGCCATTGGCCTGGAAGATGTACAGGGTATTCCTATCGTGGAGATGTCGTTGAAAGACTTTACGCAACCTATCCATGTGGCGATGCAAACACAATTCCTCACGGCTAAGGCGGCAGGTAAACACATGATCAAACAGAAGAGTGGTGTGATCCTGTCTATCTCTGCTACGCCGGCAGGTAAGGCTTATGCATTCGTTGGTGGTTTTGGACCGGCATGCAGTGCGCTGGAAGGTTTTTCCAGGAACCTGGCGGATGAACTGGGGCCATACGGCATCCGGGTAGTAGGCATCCGCTCAGCAGGATCTCCTGATTCCGCGGTGTTTCAGAAAGCAATGGAAGAGGAAGTTAAAGGCCCTGAACCTTATAACGCCATTCAGGCACTGATAGATGATACCATGCTGAAGAAATTACCATTGATGGCGGAGATAGCCAGCACAGCCGTATTCCTGGTTTCTGATCAGGCCAGTGGCATGACGGGTACGTTTGCGAATGTAACCTGTGGTACTACGCGGGATTAG
- a CDS encoding GNAT family N-acetyltransferase: MLIRPYTAADRQACVDAFKSNMPKFFMPHELSDFENWLTDVEEQKIQAPDEQYFVVEQDNEVIGCGGFSIYPDKQRATMTWGLVHNHLHKKGIGKALILHRITAIRKAFPSVTINLDTTQHSFSFFEKLGFVTIRITNNSYGEGMHRYDMELRPANPA; this comes from the coding sequence ATGCTTATCAGACCTTATACTGCGGCAGACCGGCAGGCATGTGTAGATGCCTTTAAAAGTAATATGCCAAAATTCTTCATGCCGCATGAACTAAGTGATTTCGAGAACTGGTTAACGGATGTGGAAGAACAGAAGATACAGGCGCCTGACGAACAATATTTTGTGGTAGAGCAGGATAATGAAGTGATCGGCTGCGGCGGGTTCTCCATCTACCCTGATAAACAACGCGCCACCATGACCTGGGGCCTTGTGCACAACCACCTGCATAAAAAAGGCATTGGCAAAGCCCTGATCCTGCACCGCATTACAGCCATCAGAAAAGCCTTCCCCTCTGTAACTATTAACCTTGATACCACACAACATTCTTTCTCTTTCTTTGAGAAACTGGGATTTGTGACCATCAGGATAACCAATAACTCCTACGGCGAGGGGATGCACCGTTATGATATGGAACTCAGGCCTGCTAATCCCGCGTAG
- a CDS encoding class I SAM-dependent methyltransferase: MDVKAIAAQLRKPVGDLGKEVGMKMNEGNLHINQYTIAALEIKSHQQILEIGMGNGFFVKDILSSAPAVKYTGCDFSETMVAEARSLNTRFIQKRQAEFIAAASDELPLFDALFDTVFTVNTLYFWEHPQKELAEIRRVLKPGGKIVIAIRPASVMQALPFVQYGFRLYEKEDVAALLEQNGFGRIHVIERPEPAGKMETLIVRAAKI, from the coding sequence ATGGACGTTAAAGCTATTGCTGCACAATTGAGGAAACCAGTGGGCGATCTGGGGAAAGAGGTGGGTATGAAGATGAATGAGGGAAATCTGCATATCAACCAGTATACCATTGCTGCATTGGAAATAAAAAGCCATCAGCAGATCCTGGAGATCGGCATGGGAAATGGCTTTTTTGTGAAGGATATTTTATCCTCCGCCCCTGCCGTGAAATATACCGGCTGTGATTTTTCAGAGACCATGGTAGCAGAGGCCCGGTCCCTGAACACCCGCTTTATTCAAAAAAGGCAGGCAGAGTTCATTGCCGCTGCCTCTGATGAACTGCCTTTGTTTGATGCACTCTTTGATACCGTATTTACAGTAAATACACTTTACTTCTGGGAGCATCCGCAGAAAGAGCTTGCAGAGATACGCAGGGTATTAAAACCGGGAGGAAAGATAGTGATTGCCATCAGGCCGGCTTCTGTGATGCAGGCCTTACCCTTTGTGCAGTATGGCTTTCGCTTGTATGAAAAGGAAGATGTGGCAGCATTGCTGGAACAAAACGGATTTGGCAGGATACACGTTATTGAAAGGCCTGAGCCTGCAGGGAAAATGGAAACACTGATCGTACGTGCGGCCAAAATTTAG
- a CDS encoding RagB/SusD family nutrient uptake outer membrane protein has product MKKILLYISVSLLIIPSSCRKGFLDRAPLDAISDANFWTTEEQLTLALKALYANVKNNNTVAMDQMGDNSINSSTGDAYRIFGSGNFDPDLSSVNAEWVSQYSGIRQCNVFLANYEKATTVPQAVKDQMAGEARTIRAYMYMNLVSYFGDLPLTTKPLKIDELYGPRNTRKEIIDFILKELEEAAAQMQKAPQTGANLGRFSKGVALGFKARMALYDSRWDVAEKAAKDVMDLGVYSLYSTGKPAVDYYTLFTYAGKLSAGANKETIAARINLTDVSMHNISRETQVPDQASRYNPTKSLVDAYLCTDGLPIDRSPLYKEDTYANIFANRDPRMKQTILAPGAAWGGKKDGNPANTNAGIFTAPKFVSDKLGCVTITGYYFTKYVEISTVAAVSKDQNDIHVLRLAEILLTYAEAKMEQGTLTQADLDLTINKLRDRVGMKRMVITELAADGLDLRTEIRRERRVELAREGQRWYDIIRWKQGSLLAADVKGMKKSLAAVPSQVSNLAADANGYIIVMTGRQFVAPKHYLFPVPLTQIQRNPALAPQNPGW; this is encoded by the coding sequence ATGAAAAAGATACTTCTCTATATATCCGTTTCACTTCTTATCATTCCAAGCTCCTGCAGAAAAGGTTTCCTGGACCGTGCACCACTGGATGCCATTTCAGATGCCAATTTCTGGACAACAGAGGAACAACTTACCCTTGCGCTGAAAGCCTTGTATGCCAACGTGAAGAACAACAACACAGTGGCGATGGACCAGATGGGCGATAACAGCATCAACTCCAGCACCGGCGATGCTTACCGCATCTTCGGCAGTGGTAACTTTGATCCGGACCTTTCTTCCGTGAACGCAGAATGGGTAAGCCAGTATTCCGGTATCCGCCAGTGTAATGTTTTCCTGGCCAATTATGAAAAAGCCACTACCGTTCCACAGGCAGTAAAAGATCAGATGGCCGGCGAAGCCAGGACTATCAGGGCTTATATGTATATGAACCTGGTTTCCTATTTCGGCGACCTGCCGCTGACCACCAAACCTTTAAAGATCGATGAACTGTACGGCCCGCGTAATACCCGCAAAGAGATCATTGATTTCATCCTCAAAGAACTGGAAGAAGCAGCTGCACAAATGCAGAAAGCCCCGCAGACCGGCGCCAATCTGGGCCGCTTCAGCAAAGGTGTGGCCTTAGGTTTCAAGGCCCGTATGGCTTTATATGACAGCAGGTGGGATGTAGCTGAAAAAGCAGCGAAAGATGTAATGGACCTGGGTGTATACTCCCTCTATTCAACCGGCAAACCAGCGGTGGATTATTACACCCTGTTCACTTACGCCGGTAAACTCTCTGCAGGTGCCAATAAAGAAACTATCGCAGCCCGTATCAACCTCACAGATGTGAGCATGCATAACATCAGCCGGGAAACACAGGTACCTGACCAGGCATCCCGGTATAATCCCACTAAATCCCTGGTGGATGCTTATCTGTGTACCGATGGCCTGCCTATTGACAGATCACCGCTTTACAAAGAAGACACTTATGCTAATATATTCGCTAACCGCGATCCCCGGATGAAACAAACCATCCTGGCACCAGGCGCGGCATGGGGTGGTAAAAAAGATGGTAACCCTGCCAATACCAATGCAGGTATCTTCACCGCACCGAAGTTTGTTTCTGATAAGCTGGGTTGTGTAACCATCACCGGTTATTACTTTACCAAATATGTGGAAATAAGCACTGTTGCGGCCGTTTCAAAAGATCAGAACGATATTCATGTACTCCGCCTTGCAGAAATATTACTCACCTATGCGGAAGCTAAAATGGAACAGGGCACACTTACACAGGCAGACCTCGATCTCACCATCAATAAATTACGCGACAGGGTTGGTATGAAAAGAATGGTGATCACAGAACTCGCTGCAGATGGCCTGGACCTCAGAACGGAGATCAGAAGGGAAAGAAGAGTGGAACTGGCGCGGGAAGGGCAAAGATGGTATGATATCATCCGCTGGAAGCAGGGCAGCCTCCTGGCCGCAGATGTAAAAGGTATGAAGAAGTCCCTGGCAGCAGTGCCTTCACAGGTAAGCAACCTGGCAGCCGATGCTAATGGTTATATTATTGTAATGACAGGAAGACAATTTGTTGCCCCCAAACATTATCTCTTCCCGGTGCCGTTGACGCAGATACAGCGTAACCCTGCACTGGCACCACAAAATCCGGGTTGGTAA